Proteins found in one Hevea brasiliensis isolate MT/VB/25A 57/8 chromosome 18, ASM3005281v1, whole genome shotgun sequence genomic segment:
- the LOC110662904 gene encoding homeobox-leucine zipper protein HOX3-like yields MAVSPTSSSSLELTISMPGFSSSLYLPSSGEGGCAVKDLDINQVPSRAEEEWITAGMDDEEESTNGAPPRKKLRLSKEQSRLLEENFRQHHTLNPRQKEALAMQLKLRPRQVEVWFQNRRARSKLKQTEMECEYLKRWFGSLTEQNRRLQREVEELRAMKVGPPTVISPHSCEPLPASTLTMCPSCERVTTTTAIDKDPTKNNTTAASIATATATAATLSSKVGTPPLHSRQSSAAC; encoded by the exons ATGGCTGTTTCACCCACGAGCTCTTCTAGCTTGGAGTTGACCATATCCATGCCTGGCTTCTCTTCATCCTTGTATCTTCCTTCCTCTG GTGAAGGGGGCTGTGCAGTGAAAGATTTGGACATAAACCAAGTACCCTCAAGAGCAGAAGAAGAATGGATCACTGCTGGTATGGATGATGAAGAGGAAAGCACTAATGGAGCACCTCCTCGCAAAAAGCTCCGTCTCTCTAAGGAACAGTCTCGCCTTCTTGAAGAAAATTTCAGGCAGCACCACACCTTAAACCCA AGGCAGAAAGAGGCATTGGCTATGCAGTTGAAGCTTAGGCCAAGACAAGTTGAGGTGTGGTTTCAAAACCGTAGGGCCAG gaGCAAGCTGAAGCAGACAGAGATGGAATGCGAGTACTTGAAGAGATGGTTTGGTTCGCTAACCGAGCAGAACAGAAGGCTACAAAGGGAAGTAGAGGAGCTTAGGGCAATGAAAGTGGGGCCTCCAACTGTGATATCTCCTCACAGTTGTGAGCCTCTCCCAGCATCCACCCTCACTATGTGTCCAAGCTGCGAACGTGTCACCACCACCACTGCCATCGATAAGGACCCCACCAAAAACAACACCACCGCTGCCTCCAtcgccacagccacagccacagccgcCACCTTGTCCTCTAAAGTTGGAACGCCACCCCTCCATTCTCGTCAATCTTCCGCAGCTTGTTAG